The following is a genomic window from Bactrocera tryoni isolate S06 chromosome 2, CSIRO_BtryS06_freeze2, whole genome shotgun sequence.
GAAGAGGCGGGATCTGTCGAAGAATTGTCCCCAAGTTTGGCTGTTGAACTAGAACTAGCGACAGCGAAGACatccacaataacaacaacctaCCTTTAAGTGacgaaaaacataaaaactacAGGTGAGTAAGTGCGCACATGCgtacatacctatatgtaagggaatctaaataatatttgtattcaaACTGTGACTTATCCGAGTAGTGAAATATGCTGGAAtgatttctatttgtttttgtcttagcccaaaaatgtttattaacttTTGCTGCCCCAAGAAGTTCAATTGGAAGTGTTTCTCTTCACCATAACGTTGGAACACGTCCCCCATCTCCGGAATTCTCTAGACTTATTATCTTTTGGATATTTCTAAAGAATATCAGAGTATAAAGAGAGTGCGCTATTTTCGGAATAATTCTCAAGAGGCAGTCGCTGAAATATATAAGACATCTAGAACTCACACCGCTTCACCTAGTAATCGGGCAGGTAGCCAAAGGGGCTTGGCAGAGGAAAGGTAACCCCATCCCAGCGAATGAAGCCCTTAAGTGGTGAATTACTAGAGTCTCTTCTCCCAagggacagcattaccaaaagagTAAACTTCACTAGAAAGTCCAAAATGACTCTTAACAGTAAGGCTGCATAGAATGATTCCACGCAGTTGGTCGAGCTTAGGGATAATACAATCAACGacggtacaccgacggctcgaaaacgtcagagaGAATTGCTGCAGGAGTCGTAGAACCACCAAACTCCCCATACCTGTGCGAAATTTTCCCAGCATAGCCCAAGCAAAGGTCTTTGCTAAAAGATGATGAGTAGATATAAgtctccaacgcaactatcgcaatgaacgTATAGCCATACTCAACAACTGTCTAACGACACGTAAAGCGATCTCTGCCTACCAGGTCAAATCGCTGTTGGTGCAGGAGTATACAGAACGACTGAATAGTTTATCAGATCTTTACCAAGTGCAGCTTATCTGGGTGCCCGGTCACAAAGCtatagccgggaatgaactggctgacgAGCTCACAGCATCGACCGACATGTTAGGGCCGGAATCTTTTATTGCGGTTGGTTCTCATACCATAATGGAGCTGCTCCGTAAGGCGGAAGGAGTAGGCAGGAAAGGTATTGGCAATAACTCCAAGGCATGCGCTATGCTAAGTTGCTAATAGGGTTTTAACCACGAAATCAACCTCCCAAAAGAAAAACTCCGGCTACTTCTGGCCATTCTAAGCTTAAGAAGCGCTTATGTAACATGGTCCTATCTTCTTGTGCAAATTGGCGGTTCTTGacagcagtctgcagacgcatgataaaggcccttggatccatgtttccaaatagcaCCAAGCAATATATTGGAATTCATCAATGTGCTGGCGCTAAGTgagtcgttgtgacttaggagaggaaacaatagaccttaggtcgcggtgcttacctcacttatttatttatttatctatctaCGTAAGCATGTACAGATCCAGGCTCCGATCGCAGTTCCGATCAACAAAAAAACTTCTTCCTAATCCCAGTTGAACTTTAGCAGTCAATGGGAAATCTTTCTTGCGTATTTTTGCTATGagtattatatactatacatatattattttgaaggATACTTTTGAGGGTCGTTGGGCGTCATTCTACACGAGCTTCAGAAGAAAAGTAAGTTGCGGCATTTCATCCGATTTTCTCTTGGCTCTAGCAACTCACCCCAAAACTACTAAATTTTGAAACCCAAAAAAGGTAGACCACGCCAAAGGCGACATCGTTCCATTTTTACCTCAAAACTTTTTAAGGTCGTAGATCGAATGATTCTTTTTCCTTGATTTCTTTGATTTGGCTGAAGATAGCGTTCCCATGCGAAATTCTGCTCGGCAATAAGTTGTGCTCGGGTATAAGGTGCTGATAAACCCagcaaataattttcattatttgagCACACCAATTATTTTCCATCAATgagcatgtttgtatgtatgggtgtatgTACGAatgattgaaatatttttatttcctcaaaATCGTGTTTgtcggttttttttattttgtttactcaTATCCAGCGAAATATTTTAGTAAtcatttttagtaaatatattttataacctTTCTCACTTCAACTAGATACAAGAACGGCAATCTTATTGGTACCTTAAACAATAACTATTAGCAGTTAAACGGCAACAGGCGAACAGAGAGAATTGAAAATATCGACAACCAAGAAGACGCAGCGACACAAAAGGGTTCTCGAGACAAAGCACTTGTGCCGAGTGGGTCAAACGTGTAAGTTGTGTTGGCAGTGATACTagataaatgtgtatgtaacaaAACGTTTACCGTTATACAGGTGCAATTGAACAGGACAAAGTGCTTTTGCAGGTGTGAAGAATACGCAACAACCGGAAGTGACCTTCTTTTCGTCAGACAACAGTGACTAGACTACTCAAATGccagaaatacaaaaacaccTGCCGCTTGTAGAATTCTCGTTTTCTAGATGCTAGAAACTGTCAAGTAGTGACCTTAGTAGTAACAGTAGAACACTAGAAAAGTGCAACGTGGCACTGAAATCGATTATACTGTAGCTCAACAATTTAATTACAAGTATCtggacgtacatacatacataagttgtAACGTAAAAGTAAAGGCAGTAAAATGTCCTCGGATGACGACAATAATTCGTTAAACTCATCAGCCAAATCGGATGCAAGACTTAACGAACCGTTAAATGGCGCATCGATGCCGGCGCTGAATTCGTCGGCGGCCAATACAAATGCGGTTAATGGAAGTGGTGGTGGCGGAAGTGGAACTTCCTCTCAATTGGTGAGACGTAAAAAAGTCATGCCGCTGGAGCATGGCTGCGAGGACAATTGGACGTGGAGTAAACGGCATCGTTCGAAAGAAATAGTGCTGAGTGGTCCCAATAATCGCACAGTGCATTTTCATCCAAATTGGAGTAAAGGAACGGCGGGTGTACAAGGCAAACGCCCGCTGAATAATGGCCGCTTCTATTGGGAATTGCATGTGTCGCAGCGTGTCTTCGGCACCAGTATTATGTTTGGTATCGGCACAAAGCAAGCACGTAAGCATTTTACTATTCAAAACAGTACtcgcaaatcattagtttaaatCTCATCAGAAAccaatgttttttaaaaattccgacATCGGCTAGTATATGTTCGGTAGTCTTGAGCTCATATCAGCCGAATggatatttacatattaagCTCCTTGGGAGCGAGGCGATAAGCAGTAACAAACGCTTATTATATGTCACAGTTGTTGGCTCCAATTATATACAAGttaagagtgatccatttctaGGTTCCCTACTTctttctttgacatttattttttgaacactatCTTTTTCCAATGTTGGCGGTGgatacgtctcagatggtccatccgttgagtctaagTTCattgactcgttcgagcatttcaaccggcatcatttttgaagaaaaatggacCGATTATTGCATTGGCCCACAAACCACTTCAATCTGTTATTTTTTCTGGCTGAAATGGCAACTCATGAATCTCTTTGAGCCAGCAATGAGTCTCatagctaaacaaaatttggctcgaaaacgtcgggtcttcttgcaacttttcaaaagcccatagagcaaagcgatgtcgcttgggaagatcgaaCGGTTCCTGTTGTTgctcaagctgtattttgtacgctttcaatttaagatctcgccgtaaaatacgccaagtcgttccatacgtcggACCGAGTGGAtgcgaacggtgccgaatcgactctccgctGTCTTCGCACTCTCAGCGAGACCTTAAAGAGCTTTGAGCTCGCTTTTcccttcaaattttttttagttttacggTTGTCCCAATGACAATTTTACTATTCACATAATTCTAACATTGCAGGACTTCACGCCAACTCCTTTCGGAATATGCTCGGTGAGAACGAGCATGGCTGGGGTCTATCGCACAAGGGTGTGCTTTGGCACAAAGGTGTAGCGCTGCTGTACACTAAACGTTTCAAAGAAAATCACCCCACAGTTATAGGCGTGCTCTTCGATGGCATCGAGGGTACGCTCAGCTATTACAAAGATGGCAAATGTTTGGGTGTAGCTTTTAGGGGTTTAGATAAGGtaagcaaaaattattgaatatattaatttgaaaatctttacatATGCATTAATCTATACAGATAAAGGAACCGCTATATCCGATTGTCTGTTCGACTGCGGCGAAAACTGAAATGACTCTGAAATGTACGCGGCGGGATTTTGTAAATCTGCAAGATCGTTGTCGAGCCGAAATTATTAAGCACGTCAAGACGAGAGAGGATTTGgtaaaattgaaattgccgCCACTCATTACGCAATATTTGAGCGAAGTGGTGAACGATGTGGCGCCACTGCGCCAAGTGGACAACTATGACATTTTATgcgatttttaaattgtaacaGCTGACACTGTGTAAGTGGAATTTGGAGTAATACTAAAAGAACGGTGGTACTAACATGggtatatgagtgtgtgtgtgtgtgtatttatacaaattgaattttgtaaatatagtttataattatatatgcgTCCTTGTTTGCTGGAACATttgaactaatttttaaaactgcttCAAATCACTCCTATCAGCATATGAGCAATCCGCGATGTAATTAATTTGGTATAAAATACATGAGAACAAGGTAGTAAGCTTATTGACAAGAATGTCAAATTCACGCAACGCAATTCGGTACACCAtcttttcataattaaaataatcgTCAATATTAATTGATAATAATTGATAATAATTAATCTTGTTAATGAGAAAACTAAAAAACGTAAACATTAGAGATTCTTATGCTCTTTAAATAGTACCATATTGAGCCCTGTAACGTTCAGCCACTTGTACAGCCTGGCCTCACCTAAATGGTTATTGACAAATTGGCGTTTAAAATCGCTTTTCTACTTTGAAGCACAAAAGCTCAACGCGGAGAAGCGTAAATAGAATGTCAATGCATATTTTGAGGCGCAATCAGTATTTTTactaaattgttaaaattatttcgatgattaaaatttgagttaaactttaattttaattaatttctgaagcgaaatattgtttaaaacaaGTGAGTAATAAGAGTTCTGAACAAATGTATTATAAATCTTAgtgcataatttaataaaccGTGAAGTCCGCCGTGCCATATATTATGCAAGATATAGACTATATGcacttgtatataaacaaatcTGTCTATCTGCATTTGCTTCGATTATATGGTAAATTCGCTACtaaggcacacacatacaaataagcAGGAAATTGTCgcataaactttttcattgaagTTTGTGTACTGTAAAGTCAACAAATTGTATACAAACTTGTgcatgaacatacatacatatatagtatttgaAGCTTATAACTACATAAAAGCTAGTCACTACAAATAATTATTagatgtaaacaaaaacaataattagacttgcatttattaaaaaaaaaataaaacttagaaAAACTTGAATGCAAGCGCAGGAAATTGAATAGGCGTAAACTAAGGCATGAAGAAAtgaatgatgaccaatacaagtttgacaaaaacataaaaaatatttaaaattaaatataggtatatagtaaaatttaatctataaaagatataatttttgtatatttggtgtgatttttatatttttaatatgtgtttttagatttgatatatttttgacataaaaGCAGTTATAAATTGCACTTTCAATGACATCTAGTTCCAAATCACTTTTATTTCAAtcagtattattattataatattttcctatttGCTATTGTAAAttcgcgtttttttttttgctttatgttttaatataaacgaatttggaatattttccTCTTTGCTTGTAAATtgacgttttttttgttttatgttataATATAAAGGTATTTGGaatcaatatatatgtacatatgtacatatgtatgtatgtacacgtcAGCGTAAAGAGCTGAACCgttttagtcatgtccgtctgaatatacgcgaattagtctctcagtttttgagatatacatacaaaccGGCCAATCAAAACTTTGTTCTTGTAaagaaacttctttatttgtgaaggaggttaatgtttcttctttttttttgtattgttatttGTAAATTAATCGGAAAACATTTCGATAACTTTTCTTTATTTGACGTTTGTATGCCTATTccatacacataaataaacttagtgtaaaattatttaaaaatacaaaggCCTATTTGGTGCAATATTGTGATAACTTATAAGATTGTATTAGTATACATTTGCATTGCGGTTAATGTTCagttattttgtaaattgtatacACAGCATGTGTTtaaacacatatataaatatatatgatacATTTTACCCTGATCCTTCTTTGTAATTAGTTTACTTTTTAaacgaacaatttttttcttattgaatAACTCTGTTA
Proteins encoded in this region:
- the LOC120768437 gene encoding SPRY domain-containing SOCS box protein 3; its protein translation is MSSDDDNNSLNSSAKSDARLNEPLNGASMPALNSSAANTNAVNGSGGGGSGTSSQLVRRKKVMPLEHGCEDNWTWSKRHRSKEIVLSGPNNRTVHFHPNWSKGTAGVQGKRPLNNGRFYWELHVSQRVFGTSIMFGIGTKQARLHANSFRNMLGENEHGWGLSHKGVLWHKGVALLYTKRFKENHPTVIGVLFDGIEGTLSYYKDGKCLGVAFRGLDKIKEPLYPIVCSTAAKTEMTLKCTRRDFVNLQDRCRAEIIKHVKTREDLVKLKLPPLITQYLSEVVNDVAPLRQVDNYDILCDF